A genomic region of Ensifer adhaerens contains the following coding sequences:
- the ruvB gene encoding Holliday junction branch migration DNA helicase RuvB, which translates to MTDAARLITPEKRGEDLDATMRPQSLDEFTGQAEARANLKIFIEAAKNRGEALDHVLFVGPPGLGKTTLAQIMAKELGVNFRSTSGPVIAKAGDLAALLTNLEERDVLFIDEIHRLNPAVEEILYPAMEDFQLDLIIGEGPAARSVKIDLSKFTLVAATTRLGLLTTPLRDRFGIPVRLNFYTVEELESIVRRGARLMGLGMTDDGAREIARRARGTPRIAGRLLRRVRDFAEVARAEAVTKQIADEALTRLLVDNMGLDQLDRRYLFMIAQNFAGGPVGIETIAAGLSEPRDAIEDIIEPYLIQQGFIQRTPRGRILTANAWKHIGLNPPKEVEATQFRLTLEDE; encoded by the coding sequence ATGACTGACGCGGCACGTCTGATAACGCCGGAAAAACGCGGTGAGGATCTCGACGCGACCATGCGTCCGCAGTCGCTGGACGAGTTTACCGGCCAGGCGGAAGCGCGCGCCAACCTGAAGATCTTCATCGAGGCGGCCAAGAACCGCGGCGAGGCGCTGGACCACGTGCTCTTCGTCGGCCCGCCAGGTCTCGGCAAGACGACGCTTGCGCAGATCATGGCCAAGGAGCTCGGGGTCAATTTCCGCTCGACTTCCGGTCCGGTCATCGCCAAGGCCGGCGACCTTGCGGCCCTGCTCACCAATCTCGAAGAGCGTGACGTGCTCTTCATCGACGAAATCCACCGGCTCAACCCTGCCGTCGAAGAGATTCTCTATCCGGCGATGGAGGATTTCCAACTCGACCTCATCATCGGCGAGGGCCCGGCGGCGCGCTCGGTGAAGATCGACCTGTCGAAATTCACGCTGGTGGCGGCGACGACCCGCCTCGGTCTCTTGACGACGCCGCTTCGCGACCGCTTCGGCATTCCGGTGCGGCTCAATTTCTATACGGTCGAGGAACTGGAATCGATCGTCCGGCGTGGCGCCAGGCTGATGGGCCTCGGCATGACCGACGACGGTGCGCGCGAAATCGCCCGCCGCGCCCGCGGCACGCCGCGCATTGCCGGCCGGCTGTTGCGCCGAGTGCGCGACTTCGCCGAAGTGGCGCGCGCCGAAGCCGTGACCAAGCAGATTGCCGACGAAGCGCTGACGCGGCTGCTTGTCGACAACATGGGGCTCGACCAGCTCGACCGTCGCTACCTCTTCATGATCGCGCAGAATTTCGCCGGCGGTCCTGTCGGCATCGAAACTATCGCCGCTGGCCTCTCGGAACCGCGCGATGCTATCGAAGACATCATAGAGCCCTACCTGATCCAGCAGGGCTTCATCCAGCGAACACCGCGCGGCCGTATCTTGACCGCGAATGCCTGGAAACATATCGGCCTCAACCCGCCGAAAGAGGTCGAGGCGACGCAGTTTCGGCTGACACTCGAGGACGAATAG
- the ruvA gene encoding Holliday junction branch migration protein RuvA: MIGKLKGTIDEIGEDHVVLDVHGVGYVAFCSARTLSKLGSAGEAAILFIETYVREDQLKLFGFLTALEREWFRLLQSVQGVGSKVALAVLSTLTPGELANAIALQDKTSVSRAPGVGPKVAVRIVTELKNKAPSFAGEMSSSIGLKQELGDGVASAPVSDAVSALTNLGYSRDQAANAVAAALKNGGEGGDSAKLIRLGLKELAR, from the coding sequence ATGATCGGCAAATTGAAGGGTACCATCGACGAGATCGGCGAGGATCATGTCGTGCTCGACGTGCATGGCGTAGGCTATGTCGCCTTTTGTTCGGCGCGCACGCTGTCCAAGCTTGGCTCCGCCGGCGAGGCGGCGATACTGTTCATCGAGACCTATGTGCGCGAGGATCAGTTGAAGCTCTTCGGCTTCCTCACTGCGCTGGAGCGGGAATGGTTCCGGCTGTTGCAGAGCGTGCAGGGCGTCGGCTCGAAAGTGGCGCTCGCAGTGCTCTCGACCCTGACGCCGGGCGAACTGGCCAATGCCATTGCGCTGCAGGACAAAACTTCGGTCTCGCGCGCCCCGGGCGTCGGCCCGAAGGTGGCGGTGCGCATCGTCACCGAGCTCAAGAACAAGGCGCCGTCCTTTGCCGGTGAAATGTCGTCGTCGATCGGCCTCAAGCAAGAGCTTGGAGACGGCGTCGCGTCCGCGCCGGTCTCCGATGCTGTCTCGGCACTCACCAATCTTGGCTACTCGCGTGACCAGGCGGCCAATGCGGTTGCGGCTGCGCTGAAGAACGGCGGCGAGGGCGGCGACAGCGCCAAGCTCATTCGCCTCGGCCTCAAGGAACTGGCGCGATGA
- the ruvC gene encoding crossover junction endodeoxyribonuclease RuvC, translating to MQNTIRIIGIDPGLRRTGWGIIETLGNSLRFVASGTVTSDGDMDLASRLCQLHDGLAEVVHSYQPHEAAVEQTFVNKDATATLKLGQARGIAMLVPARAGLRVAEYAPNAVKKAVIGVGHGEKQQIHMMIRVLMPKVEFKGNDAADALAIAICHAHNRQSVTSRLAALMA from the coding sequence ATGCAGAATACGATTCGCATCATCGGCATCGATCCGGGTTTGCGCCGCACTGGCTGGGGCATCATCGAGACGCTTGGCAATTCGCTGCGCTTCGTGGCCTCGGGCACGGTCACTTCCGATGGAGACATGGATCTCGCCTCGCGACTCTGCCAGCTGCACGACGGCCTTGCCGAGGTGGTGCACAGCTACCAGCCGCACGAGGCGGCAGTGGAGCAGACCTTCGTCAACAAGGACGCGACCGCGACGCTGAAACTTGGCCAGGCGCGCGGCATTGCCATGCTGGTGCCGGCGCGTGCCGGCCTGAGAGTTGCCGAATATGCGCCGAACGCCGTCAAGAAGGCGGTGATCGGCGTCGGCCATGGCGAGAAGCAGCAGATCCACATGATGATCAGGGTTCTGATGCCGAAGGTCGAGTTCAAGGGCAACGATGCAGCGGACGCGTTGGCGATCGCCATCTGCCATGCCCACAACCGGCAATCTGTTACCAGCCGGCTCGCCGCATTGATGGCGTAG
- a CDS encoding LLM class flavin-dependent oxidoreductase: MATFSVLDLSPITQGGSVAQSLENSRRLAQAAEENGYQRFWLAEHHGMKGIASAATSLVISHVAAATKTIRVGSGGIMLPNHSPLVIAEQFGTLAALYPGRIDLGLGRAPGTDMRTAQALRRNMEASGNNFPNDVVELQALLGPVAEDQKIIAVPGADTNVPIWLLGSSHFSAHLAGMLGLPFAFASHFAPDMLLSALEIYRERFTPSETLEKPHVMVGVMGVAADTDEEANYLFTSMQQSFVALRRNARGQFPPPVQSMDGLWSYDEKIFVDHSMMYAVVGGPETIRRKIATFLEQTKADELIISMPIFDMDARLNSLRLFADAQKELAKAA; encoded by the coding sequence ATGGCGACTTTCTCCGTCCTCGATCTCTCCCCGATCACGCAAGGCGGCAGTGTCGCCCAATCGCTCGAAAATTCGCGCCGGCTGGCCCAGGCTGCGGAGGAAAACGGCTATCAGCGCTTCTGGCTGGCAGAGCATCACGGCATGAAGGGCATAGCCAGTGCGGCGACCTCACTGGTGATCTCGCACGTGGCTGCTGCCACCAAGACAATCCGCGTCGGCTCCGGCGGCATCATGCTGCCCAACCACTCGCCGCTGGTGATCGCCGAACAGTTCGGCACGCTGGCAGCTCTTTATCCGGGTCGCATCGATCTCGGCCTCGGCCGCGCGCCCGGCACCGACATGCGCACCGCCCAGGCGCTTCGGCGCAACATGGAGGCGAGCGGCAACAATTTCCCGAACGACGTCGTCGAACTACAGGCGCTGCTCGGCCCGGTGGCCGAAGACCAGAAGATCATCGCCGTTCCGGGTGCCGATACCAATGTGCCGATCTGGCTGCTGGGCTCCAGCCATTTCAGCGCCCATCTCGCCGGCATGCTCGGCCTCCCCTTCGCCTTCGCTTCGCACTTCGCGCCAGACATGCTGCTCTCGGCGCTAGAGATCTACCGCGAACGCTTTACGCCGTCGGAAACACTCGAAAAGCCGCACGTCATGGTCGGCGTCATGGGTGTCGCCGCCGATACGGACGAGGAGGCGAACTACCTTTTCACCTCGATGCAGCAATCCTTTGTCGCGCTGCGTCGCAATGCGCGCGGGCAGTTCCCGCCGCCGGTCCAGTCGATGGATGGACTCTGGAGCTATGATGAAAAGATCTTCGTCGACCATTCGATGATGTATGCGGTGGTCGGCGGGCCAGAGACGATCCGCCGCAAGATCGCGACCTTCCTCGAGCAGACAAAAGCCGACGAGCTGATCATCTCCATGCCGATCTTCGACATGGACGCCCGCCTGAATTCGCTTCGCCTTTTCGCGGACGCGCAGAAGGAGCTCGCCAAGGCCGCCTGA
- a CDS encoding HAD hydrolase-like protein: MTYQFAIFDFDGTLADTAASFMAACNSAARCYGFRELSIAEFQSLRTMGNREIIAHLGVPVWKLPQIATFMRRAMAAEAASVRLFPGVAELLARLKAAGIGIAIVSSNAEEGIRAALGEVAAAVDLFECGAALFGKAQHFKKAIRYSGLNPARFLAIGDEARDIEAARKAGIAAGAVAWGYADPAFLQKLGPDRFFASVEEIAPAFGVN, from the coding sequence ATGACCTATCAGTTCGCGATCTTCGATTTCGATGGCACGCTGGCCGATACGGCGGCGAGCTTCATGGCCGCCTGCAACAGCGCTGCGCGTTGCTACGGCTTTCGGGAGCTTTCCATTGCGGAATTCCAGTCGCTGAGAACTATGGGCAACCGCGAAATCATCGCGCATCTCGGCGTGCCCGTATGGAAGTTGCCGCAGATTGCCACCTTCATGCGCCGGGCCATGGCGGCCGAGGCCGCCTCCGTCCGGCTGTTTCCGGGCGTTGCCGAGCTGTTGGCGCGGTTGAAGGCTGCCGGTATCGGCATCGCCATCGTCAGTTCGAACGCGGAAGAGGGCATTCGCGCTGCGCTCGGAGAAGTAGCTGCCGCTGTGGACCTGTTCGAATGCGGCGCCGCTCTCTTCGGCAAGGCGCAGCATTTCAAGAAGGCGATCCGATACTCCGGCCTGAATCCCGCCCGGTTCCTCGCGATCGGGGACGAGGCGCGCGACATCGAGGCGGCGCGCAAGGCCGGCATTGCCGCGGGTGCCGTGGCCTGGGGCTATGCCGACCCGGCTTTCCTGCAGAAGCTCGGGCCGGATCGGTTCTTCGCCAGCGTAGAGGAGATCGCACCGGCCTTCGGCGTGAACTGA
- a CDS encoding YebC/PmpR family DNA-binding transcriptional regulator, translating into MAGHSQFKNIMHRKGRQDAVRSKMFSKLAREITVAAKSGMPDPAMNARLRLAIQNAKAQSMPKDNIERAIKKASGGDAENYEEVRYEGYGPGGVAVIVEALTDNRNRTASNVRSTFTKAGGALGETGSVSFSFDRVGEITYKLSVGDADKVMDAAIEAGADDVTTDEDGHTIICGFEAIGEVSKALEDTLGEAETVKAIWKAQNTVPVDEEKAQSLMKLIDILEDDDDVQNVYSNFEVSDEILAKLSA; encoded by the coding sequence ATGGCTGGCCATTCACAGTTCAAGAACATCATGCACCGCAAGGGCCGTCAGGATGCGGTGCGCTCGAAAATGTTTTCCAAGCTCGCGCGCGAAATCACGGTTGCCGCCAAGTCCGGTATGCCCGACCCGGCGATGAACGCGCGCTTGCGCCTGGCGATCCAGAACGCCAAGGCGCAGTCGATGCCGAAGGACAACATCGAACGGGCGATCAAGAAGGCCTCCGGCGGAGACGCGGAGAACTACGAAGAAGTCCGCTACGAGGGTTACGGCCCCGGTGGCGTTGCCGTCATCGTCGAAGCCTTGACCGACAACCGCAACCGTACCGCCTCCAACGTGCGCTCGACCTTCACCAAGGCCGGCGGTGCGCTCGGTGAAACCGGTTCGGTTTCCTTCTCCTTCGACCGTGTCGGCGAGATCACCTACAAGCTTTCGGTCGGTGACGCCGACAAGGTGATGGACGCGGCGATCGAAGCAGGTGCCGACGACGTCACCACCGACGAGGACGGTCACACGATCATCTGCGGCTTCGAGGCGATCGGCGAAGTCTCCAAGGCGCTCGAAGACACGCTCGGCGAAGCCGAAACGGTCAAGGCGATCTGGAAGGCCCAGAACACCGTTCCGGTCGACGAGGAAAAGGCGCAGTCGCTGATGAAGCTCATCGACATCCTTGAAGACGACGACGACGTCCAGAACGTCTATTCGAACTTTGAAGTGTCGGACGAGATCCTGGCGAAGCTGTCGGCCTGA
- a CDS encoding MBL fold metallo-hydrolase — MMLRYLVYTFAAIWLIHAFWPSVAHAQQPPSHASQCQAIAEAIPQATFASFTPAAAAKRQAAVAEVTITYLGHSTFLIETPGGVSIATDYNGWFAPSAPPTVATMNKAHSSHYTLSPDPAIRNVLHGWGDSGKPARHDLVVGDAYIRNVTTDIRAAGGMEHDGNSIFIFEVADLCIGHLGHLHHELDDSHYRQIGRLDVVMVPVDGGLTMGAESMSRVVSRLRSSLILPMHRRGPPIDAFLDMFGEDYDKRFAESASVKVSLRSLPSKPLIYILQGV; from the coding sequence CTGATGCTCCGGTACCTTGTCTACACGTTCGCCGCCATATGGCTCATTCATGCGTTCTGGCCTTCGGTCGCGCATGCGCAACAACCGCCAAGCCACGCCAGCCAATGCCAGGCGATTGCAGAGGCTATACCCCAGGCGACCTTCGCCAGCTTCACTCCCGCTGCTGCCGCCAAGAGACAGGCGGCGGTCGCCGAGGTGACGATAACCTATCTCGGCCATTCCACCTTCCTGATCGAGACACCCGGCGGCGTGTCGATCGCAACCGACTACAATGGCTGGTTCGCGCCCTCGGCGCCGCCGACGGTCGCAACGATGAACAAGGCGCATTCGAGCCACTACACGCTTTCGCCCGACCCGGCGATCAGGAACGTCCTGCACGGCTGGGGCGACAGCGGCAAGCCCGCCCGTCACGATCTCGTGGTTGGCGACGCCTACATTCGCAACGTCACCACCGATATTCGCGCCGCCGGCGGGATGGAGCACGACGGCAACTCGATCTTCATCTTCGAGGTGGCGGATCTCTGCATCGGCCATCTCGGGCATCTTCACCACGAACTCGACGACAGCCACTATCGCCAGATCGGCAGGCTCGACGTCGTGATGGTACCTGTCGATGGTGGCCTGACCATGGGGGCGGAAAGCATGAGCCGGGTGGTCAGCCGGCTGCGCTCGTCGTTGATCCTGCCGATGCACCGCCGCGGCCCGCCAATCGATGCTTTCCTCGATATGTTCGGCGAAGACTACGACAAACGCTTCGCGGAGAGTGCCAGCGTCAAAGTCTCGTTGCGTTCCTTGCCAAGCAAACCTCTGATTTATATTCTGCAGGGCGTCTGA
- a CDS encoding efflux RND transporter permease subunit yields MRFAHFFVDRPIFASVLSIVLLIVGSIAYFQLPVAQYPEIAPPTIVVRAAYPGADADTVANTVATPLEQEINGVENMLYMSSYSTADGSMALTITFKLGTDLDQAQVLVQNRVSIAEPRLPEEVRRIGITTAKSSPDLMMVVHLLSPTERYDQLYVSNYARTRIRDLLVRLDGVGDVILFGEREYALRVWLDPEKLSAYGMTAGDVVQALREQNVQVSGGSIGGPPAPGDSAFQYTVTTDGRFSDARQFRYVIVKATETGRLVQLQDVARIELGAREYVNNSYLDGSPAVALGIFSRPGTNALDAAEQIQKVMTDVSRDFPDGLEYRIVYNPTEFISESINEVYKTIAEAAILVAIVVLVFLQSWRTAIIPIVAIPVSLVGTFAFLYAFGFSLNMLTLFGLVLAIGIVVDDAIVVVENVERNLARGMTPREASHVTMDEVGAAVIAISLVLTAVFVPTAFIPGIAGQFYLQFAVTISVATVISAFNSLTLSPALAAILLKPHENGHHESRNPITRFGRSLANGFNNGFDRMAEGYAFIVRKLVSTKTALAAALIVFVGLLGATWYMAQIVPRGFVPTMDQGYAIVVIQLPDGASLDRTDAVVKRASKIIEDVPGVKSAVAFAGFNGATFTNASNSGVVFASFESFEERLKHGQGANQIIGQLYGSLQSIQEAFIIAVPPPSVRGIGNSGGFKMQIMDRQGSDMRRALGLAYQMMGAANQTEGLTGVFTTFSASSPQYFLAIDRDKARTLNVPIPNIFEALSINLGTSYVNDFNAFGRVYQVRAQADQQYRIERDDILALKVRSATGALVPMGTLVEIKDTAGPTLVQRYNMYVSVPIQGNPGIGVSTGTALDKMEALAAQILPQGTTFEWTELAFQERQTGNTAVFIFALSVVFVFLALSAQYESWVLPLAIILIVPLGVLAALVGVFVRGLDNNVLTQIGLIVLIGLAAKNAILIVEFARQGEDEGKTPIEAAVEASQLRLRPILMTAFAFILGVVPLMIATGPGAEMRQSLGTAVFSGMLGVTFLGLFLTPVFYVALRSFRRRKPVVATGPATHPAE; encoded by the coding sequence ATGAGGTTCGCTCACTTTTTCGTCGACCGACCGATCTTCGCATCGGTGCTTTCGATCGTTCTCCTGATCGTCGGCAGCATCGCCTATTTCCAGCTTCCGGTGGCGCAGTATCCGGAAATCGCCCCGCCGACCATCGTCGTGCGGGCGGCCTATCCCGGCGCCGACGCCGACACGGTCGCCAATACCGTGGCAACGCCGCTCGAACAGGAAATCAACGGCGTCGAGAACATGCTCTACATGTCCTCCTATTCGACCGCCGATGGTTCGATGGCGCTGACAATCACCTTCAAGCTCGGCACCGATCTCGACCAGGCGCAGGTGCTGGTGCAGAACCGCGTGTCGATCGCCGAACCACGCCTGCCGGAAGAGGTTCGGCGCATCGGCATCACCACGGCGAAGAGTTCGCCCGACCTGATGATGGTCGTGCATCTGCTCTCGCCGACCGAACGTTACGACCAGCTCTACGTCTCGAACTATGCACGCACGCGCATTCGCGACCTGCTGGTGCGGCTCGACGGCGTCGGCGACGTCATCCTGTTCGGCGAGCGCGAATATGCACTGCGCGTCTGGCTCGATCCGGAAAAGCTTTCGGCCTATGGCATGACGGCGGGCGATGTCGTGCAGGCGCTTCGCGAACAGAACGTGCAGGTCTCCGGCGGCTCGATCGGTGGTCCGCCGGCGCCGGGTGACAGCGCGTTCCAGTATACCGTCACCACGGACGGCCGCTTCAGCGATGCGCGGCAATTCCGCTACGTCATCGTCAAGGCCACCGAAACCGGTCGCCTCGTGCAGCTGCAGGACGTCGCCCGCATCGAGCTCGGCGCGCGCGAATACGTCAACAACAGCTATCTGGACGGTAGCCCGGCGGTGGCGCTCGGCATCTTCTCGCGGCCGGGCACCAATGCGCTCGACGCCGCCGAGCAGATCCAGAAGGTGATGACCGACGTGTCGCGGGATTTCCCCGACGGCCTCGAATACCGGATCGTCTACAACCCGACCGAGTTCATCTCGGAATCGATCAACGAGGTCTACAAGACGATCGCCGAGGCGGCGATTCTCGTCGCCATCGTCGTTCTCGTCTTCCTGCAGTCCTGGCGCACGGCGATCATCCCGATCGTCGCGATCCCGGTGTCGCTCGTCGGCACCTTCGCCTTCCTCTACGCCTTCGGCTTCTCGCTGAACATGCTGACGCTGTTCGGCCTGGTGCTGGCGATCGGTATCGTCGTCGACGATGCGATCGTGGTGGTGGAGAACGTCGAGCGAAATCTGGCGCGCGGCATGACCCCGCGCGAGGCTTCGCATGTGACCATGGACGAAGTGGGGGCTGCGGTCATCGCCATCTCGCTGGTGTTGACCGCCGTCTTCGTGCCGACGGCCTTCATCCCCGGTATCGCCGGCCAGTTCTATCTGCAGTTCGCGGTGACGATCTCGGTCGCAACGGTCATTTCCGCCTTCAACTCGCTGACGCTGTCGCCCGCACTGGCAGCGATTCTTCTAAAACCGCATGAGAACGGCCACCACGAGAGCCGCAATCCGATCACGCGTTTCGGCCGGTCACTGGCAAACGGCTTCAACAACGGCTTCGACCGCATGGCCGAAGGCTACGCCTTTATCGTGCGCAAGCTGGTTTCGACGAAGACGGCGCTGGCCGCGGCCCTCATCGTTTTCGTCGGCCTGCTCGGAGCGACCTGGTACATGGCGCAGATCGTGCCGCGCGGCTTCGTGCCGACGATGGACCAGGGCTATGCGATCGTCGTCATCCAGCTTCCGGACGGGGCCTCGCTCGACCGGACCGATGCCGTGGTCAAGCGGGCCTCGAAGATCATCGAGGATGTGCCCGGCGTAAAGAGTGCCGTTGCCTTTGCCGGCTTCAACGGTGCGACCTTCACCAACGCATCCAATTCGGGCGTGGTTTTCGCATCCTTCGAAAGCTTCGAGGAACGACTGAAGCACGGGCAGGGCGCCAACCAGATCATCGGTCAGCTGTACGGCAGCCTGCAGAGTATCCAGGAGGCCTTCATCATCGCCGTGCCGCCGCCTTCGGTGCGCGGCATCGGCAACTCCGGCGGCTTCAAGATGCAGATCATGGACCGCCAGGGCTCCGACATGCGCCGGGCGCTGGGACTCGCCTATCAGATGATGGGTGCTGCCAACCAGACGGAGGGGTTGACCGGGGTGTTCACCACATTCTCGGCCTCGAGCCCGCAATACTTCCTGGCGATCGATCGCGACAAGGCGCGTACGCTCAACGTGCCGATCCCCAATATCTTCGAGGCGCTGTCGATCAACCTCGGCACCTCCTACGTCAACGACTTCAACGCCTTCGGCCGTGTCTACCAGGTACGGGCGCAGGCCGATCAGCAGTACCGCATCGAGCGTGACGACATCCTTGCCTTGAAGGTTCGCTCCGCCACCGGCGCGCTTGTGCCGATGGGGACGCTCGTCGAAATCAAGGACACCGCCGGCCCGACGCTGGTTCAGCGCTATAACATGTATGTGTCTGTTCCGATCCAGGGCAACCCCGGTATCGGCGTCTCGACGGGCACTGCACTCGACAAGATGGAGGCACTGGCCGCCCAGATCCTGCCGCAGGGCACGACCTTCGAATGGACGGAGCTTGCTTTCCAGGAACGGCAGACCGGCAATACTGCAGTGTTCATCTTCGCGCTGTCGGTGGTCTTTGTGTTCCTGGCGCTGTCGGCCCAGTACGAAAGCTGGGTGCTGCCGCTGGCGATCATCCTGATCGTACCGCTCGGCGTGCTCGCCGCGCTGGTCGGCGTGTTCGTCCGCGGCCTCGACAACAACGTGCTGACCCAGATCGGGCTTATCGTGCTGATCGGCCTTGCGGCCAAGAACGCGATCCTGATCGTCGAGTTCGCGCGGCAAGGCGAGGACGAAGGCAAGACGCCGATCGAGGCGGCGGTGGAGGCAAGCCAGTTGCGTCTCAGGCCGATCCTGATGACCGCTTTTGCCTTCATCCTCGGCGTGGTGCCGCTGATGATCGCCACCGGCCCGGGTGCTGAAATGCGCCAGTCGCTCGGCACCGCGGTGTTCTCAGGCATGCTCGGCGTGACGTTCCTCGGCCTGTTCCTGACGCCGGTCTTTTACGTGGCGCTCAGGTCGTTCCGGCGGCGCAAACCGGTTGTGGCGACAGGGCCCGCCACCCATCCGGCGGAGTAG
- a CDS encoding efflux RND transporter periplasmic adaptor subunit: MLSKWHLPMIVGASLSLLFAVGAQAQDAQLPVVTVAKPVVRDVIDSDEFIGRFEPVDEVQVRARIGGYLDEVNFTDGALVKKGDKLFVIDQRPYRTSLSQAESTLESARSSLEFAEAQFKRTQSLTGTGTLSISTLDDHRRELLSAQALVRGAEAAVERAKLDLDYTTITAPLSGRVDRRLLSPGNLVQADQTVLTTIVSLDPIDFYFDVDERRLLSYARVARERGSALQEGGGALEVLVTIADSNEEPFKGKLDFAENRVDPQSGTMRVRARLENPKLVLQPGLFGRVQIEGSNTYKAVLIPDEAIGADQNERIVYEVTGDGSVVTKPVRLGPKLHGYRVIRSGMTGDETIVVNGLMRARPGTKVKPEMVQLPPEAQAAGTAQ, from the coding sequence ATGTTGTCTAAGTGGCATTTGCCGATGATCGTCGGCGCTTCTCTTTCCCTTCTTTTCGCAGTTGGTGCCCAAGCGCAGGACGCGCAATTGCCCGTCGTGACCGTCGCCAAGCCGGTGGTGCGTGACGTGATCGACAGCGACGAATTCATCGGCCGGTTCGAACCGGTCGACGAGGTGCAGGTTCGCGCCCGCATCGGCGGTTATCTCGACGAGGTCAACTTCACCGATGGCGCCCTGGTGAAGAAGGGCGACAAGCTCTTCGTCATCGACCAGCGCCCCTATCGCACGTCTTTGTCCCAGGCCGAGTCGACGCTGGAATCGGCGCGCTCGTCGCTGGAATTCGCAGAAGCGCAATTCAAGCGGACGCAATCGTTGACGGGCACCGGCACGCTATCGATATCGACGCTCGACGACCATCGCCGCGAACTGCTTTCGGCGCAGGCGCTGGTGCGCGGCGCAGAAGCGGCGGTGGAGCGCGCCAAGCTCGACCTCGACTACACCACAATCACCGCACCGCTGAGCGGTCGTGTCGACCGGCGTCTGCTGTCGCCGGGCAACCTTGTGCAGGCCGATCAGACCGTCCTGACGACGATCGTCTCGCTCGACCCGATCGACTTCTATTTCGACGTCGACGAGCGGCGGCTGCTTTCCTATGCGCGGGTCGCGCGCGAACGTGGCAGTGCGTTGCAGGAAGGCGGCGGTGCGCTGGAGGTGCTGGTCACCATCGCCGACTCCAATGAAGAACCGTTCAAGGGCAAGCTCGACTTTGCCGAAAACCGTGTTGATCCGCAGAGCGGCACGATGCGCGTGCGTGCCCGTCTTGAGAACCCGAAGCTGGTTCTGCAGCCGGGTCTCTTCGGCCGCGTGCAGATCGAAGGCTCGAACACCTACAAGGCCGTGCTCATTCCGGACGAGGCGATCGGCGCCGACCAGAACGAGCGCATCGTCTACGAGGTGACCGGGGATGGATCGGTGGTGACCAAGCCGGTGCGCCTTGGACCGAAGCTGCACGGCTATCGCGTCATCCGCTCAGGCATGACCGGTGATGAGACCATCGTCGTCAACGGCCTGATGCGGGCACGCCCCGGCACCAAGGTGAAGCCCGAGATGGTTCAGCTTCCCCCCGAGGCGCAAGCGGCGGGGACGGCGCAATGA
- a CDS encoding TIGR00282 family metallophosphoesterase, producing the protein MRLLFLGDMVGKTGRTAVWERLPGLIGDLKLDFVIVNGENAAGGFGITEDIFLETINAGADVVTTGNHVWDQKEAVVFCERHDQFLRPANYPAGTPGRGSNLFFARNGARVLVANVMGRVFMHPELDDPFKSAEAILDACPLGEQADAIVFDFHAEATSEKQCFGHFVDGRASLVVGTHTHVPTADHQILNGGTAYMSDAGMCGDYDSSLGMDKEEPLNRFISKMPKGRFEAASGPATICGLGVEISDRTGLAEKIAPLRLGPRLAETIPDFWS; encoded by the coding sequence ATGAGGCTTCTGTTTCTGGGAGATATGGTGGGCAAGACGGGCCGCACGGCGGTCTGGGAGCGGCTTCCGGGACTGATCGGTGACCTCAAGCTCGATTTCGTCATCGTCAACGGCGAAAATGCCGCTGGCGGCTTCGGCATCACCGAAGACATCTTCCTCGAGACGATCAACGCCGGTGCCGACGTGGTGACCACGGGCAATCACGTCTGGGACCAGAAGGAAGCGGTGGTCTTCTGCGAGCGGCACGACCAGTTTCTTCGCCCGGCCAACTACCCGGCCGGCACGCCCGGCCGCGGTTCCAACCTGTTCTTTGCCCGCAACGGCGCCCGCGTTCTGGTTGCCAATGTCATGGGCCGCGTCTTCATGCATCCGGAACTCGATGATCCCTTCAAGTCGGCTGAGGCGATCCTCGACGCCTGTCCGCTCGGCGAGCAGGCGGATGCGATCGTCTTCGATTTCCATGCGGAAGCGACCAGCGAAAAGCAGTGCTTCGGCCATTTCGTCGACGGCCGCGCCAGCCTCGTCGTCGGTACGCACACACACGTGCCGACCGCCGATCACCAGATCCTCAACGGCGGTACCGCCTATATGAGCGACGCCGGCATGTGCGGCGACTACGATTCCTCGCTCGGCATGGACAAGGAAGAGCCGCTCAACCGCTTCATCTCGAAGATGCCGAAGGGACGCTTCGAGGCGGCCTCTGGCCCCGCGACCATCTGCGGCCTCGGCGTCGAGATCTCCGATCGCACCGGTCTTGCCGAAAAGATCGCGCCTTTGCGCCTCGGCCCAAGACTGGCCGAGACGATCCCGGATTTCTGGTCCTAA